A window from Methanomassiliicoccus sp. encodes these proteins:
- a CDS encoding ABC transporter ATP-binding protein has translation MVNEISCQDLAKVYDNGKEALSAVSFTIPTTGIFALIGRNGAGKTTLTRILSTLLEPSTGRATIDGLDVMDDAAELRNRMAVVPQEGRTIPWMSPVQMITSYLLWRGMGYREAKSKAREAVALVGIQEHADRLNRMLSGGMKRKTLVAMVIASGADLIFLDEPSTGLDPISRKELWDLLMEISKDRFLFMTTHYLEEAEAIAGRIGILDSGRLLALGTMDELRTGIGHQYVLRFPTGIELPPFEGRVMVGRDGFSQVMTTEEGSHTLSKALISRGVRFSLNPVSLEDIFYQAVGRKLDGENGEGGE, from the coding sequence ATGGTCAACGAGATCTCCTGCCAAGATTTAGCCAAGGTCTATGACAACGGAAAGGAAGCGCTCTCCGCGGTCAGCTTCACCATTCCGACCACGGGCATCTTCGCTCTCATCGGGCGGAACGGGGCGGGAAAGACCACGCTGACAAGGATCCTGTCAACCCTTCTGGAGCCCAGCACCGGGCGGGCGACCATCGACGGGCTGGACGTGATGGACGATGCGGCCGAGCTGAGGAACCGCATGGCGGTGGTTCCACAGGAGGGGAGGACCATCCCCTGGATGTCCCCGGTGCAGATGATCACCTCCTATCTGCTTTGGCGGGGGATGGGGTACCGGGAGGCGAAGAGCAAGGCCCGGGAAGCCGTGGCTTTGGTGGGCATTCAGGAGCACGCCGACCGTCTGAACCGCATGCTGTCCGGAGGGATGAAGCGGAAGACCCTTGTGGCCATGGTCATCGCCTCGGGTGCGGACCTCATATTCCTGGACGAGCCGAGCACCGGCCTGGACCCCATTTCCCGCAAGGAGCTGTGGGACCTGTTGATGGAGATAAGCAAGGACCGCTTCCTGTTCATGACCACCCACTATCTGGAGGAGGCCGAGGCCATCGCCGGCCGCATCGGGATCCTGGACAGCGGCCGGCTTTTGGCCTTGGGAACGATGGACGAGCTGAGAACGGGGATCGGGCACCAGTATGTGCTCCGGTTCCCGACCGGCATCGAGCTCCCCCCGTTCGAGGGCCGGGTGATGGTGGGCAGGGATGGGTTCTCTCAGGTCATGACCACCGAGGAGGGTTCCCATACTCTGTCCAAAGCCCTCATCTCCAGGGGGGTACGGTTTTCCCTGAACCCGGTCTCGCTGGAGGACATCTTCTATCAGGCGGTAGGAAGAAAGTTGGACGGCGAGAACGGGGAGGGAGGGGAATGA
- a CDS encoding ABC transporter permease: MSKLSSQLLASILVNAIYEMRNYPVILINTLISPLSFLILIFFVSRGELLGVAILGGMIMTMFQSGMFLQADLSHLKNDFRLQEMVVASPTGAGSYVAGMALSELIYSSPALVILIALFALFVPVTAIQALAIAVVMLLMFLTSVSLGFALATVSSDIVQSFGFSRLITTLFSTLAPVYYPLNLIPQPFQWLAYLSPTTYTARLVQALAGFVVVPLGTMVLDAAVVLSLTLVFLYIGIRKSRWRER; this comes from the coding sequence ATGAGCAAGCTCTCCAGCCAGCTCCTGGCCTCGATCCTGGTGAACGCTATCTACGAGATGAGAAACTATCCTGTGATCTTGATCAACACCCTCATCTCGCCGCTCTCCTTCCTCATCCTCATCTTCTTTGTGAGCCGCGGCGAGCTGCTGGGAGTGGCCATCCTGGGAGGCATGATCATGACCATGTTCCAGAGCGGAATGTTCCTGCAGGCCGACCTCTCCCACCTCAAGAACGACTTCCGGCTGCAGGAGATGGTGGTAGCGTCCCCCACCGGCGCCGGGTCGTACGTGGCGGGGATGGCGCTCTCCGAGCTTATCTATAGCTCCCCCGCCCTCGTCATCCTGATCGCGCTCTTCGCCCTGTTCGTCCCGGTGACCGCGATACAGGCCCTAGCCATCGCCGTGGTCATGCTGCTCATGTTCCTCACCTCGGTGTCCTTGGGCTTCGCCCTGGCCACGGTGTCTTCGGACATTGTGCAGAGCTTCGGGTTTTCACGGCTCATCACCACCCTGTTCTCCACCCTGGCCCCGGTGTACTACCCGCTGAACCTCATCCCCCAACCTTTCCAGTGGCTCGCCTACCTCTCGCCCACGACCTACACCGCCCGCCTTGTGCAGGCCCTGGCCGGCTTCGTGGTCGTGCCTTTGGGAACCATGGTCCTGGACGCGGCAGTGGTCCTCTCCCTGACCCTCGTGTTCCTGTACATCGGCATCCGCAAGTCGAGGTGGAGGGAGAGGTGA
- a CDS encoding 2-amino-3,7-dideoxy-D-threo-hept-6-ulosonate synthase — MSYTGKAVRLERIINRDTGRTVIVPMDHGMSLGPISGLESMGDTVNKAAEGGANAVLGHLGLALHGHRRHGKDIGLIMHLSASTSLSPDPNDKVLVTTVEEAIKMGADGVSVHINVGAETEGEMLRALGTTSMKCREWGMPLVAMMYPRGRKIAAERSAEYVKIAARAAAELGADIVKTSYTGSVETFREVVRGCPVPVVVAGGPRMDTTEHILEMVRDSIEAGGAGVAIGRNVFQANDMVGMLKAISSVVHEDATVEEAMRLIK, encoded by the coding sequence ATGAGCTATACTGGAAAGGCAGTGCGTTTGGAAAGGATTATCAACAGGGATACCGGCAGGACGGTCATCGTCCCGATGGACCACGGGATGAGCCTGGGCCCCATAAGCGGGCTGGAGAGCATGGGCGATACGGTCAACAAGGCCGCCGAGGGGGGCGCCAATGCCGTCCTGGGCCATCTGGGACTGGCTCTCCATGGTCATCGGCGGCACGGCAAGGACATCGGGCTGATCATGCACCTGTCGGCCTCTACCTCCCTGTCCCCGGACCCCAACGACAAGGTGCTGGTGACCACGGTGGAGGAAGCGATCAAGATGGGCGCCGACGGTGTCTCGGTTCACATCAACGTCGGGGCGGAGACCGAGGGTGAGATGCTGAGGGCGCTGGGCACAACATCCATGAAGTGCCGGGAGTGGGGGATGCCCTTGGTGGCCATGATGTATCCCCGGGGCCGGAAGATCGCCGCAGAGAGGTCCGCCGAGTACGTGAAGATCGCGGCCCGGGCGGCGGCGGAGCTGGGGGCGGACATCGTGAAGACGAGCTATACTGGTAGCGTGGAGACCTTCCGGGAGGTCGTGCGGGGGTGCCCCGTGCCGGTAGTTGTCGCCGGAGGCCCTCGGATGGACACCACCGAGCACATCCTGGAGATGGTACGCGACTCCATCGAGGCGGGGGGAGCGGGAGTGGCCATCGGCCGTAACGTGTTCCAGGCGAACGACATGGTGGGCATGCTGAAAGCAATCTCCTCGGTCGTCCACGAGGACGCCACGGTGGAGGAGGCGATGCGGCTCATCAAGTGA